The Balneola sp. genomic sequence ATAATTATTGCTAGCAGTAGTAGTAAATCGAACGAAAAGGGGTATAAGCAAATCTATTCCAAGGCTCATAAATGTGATCAATATTGTAGCTGTATTATTTACTCTATAGACAAAGGCCGACCTGTAAGAGTGACTCATTTTGCCATATTGTCTATTCAAGGGTTCAATTAGGGAGTAATCAAAATCTTCAATGCTGAGAAATTCATTTGTTAGTTCCCCAATTAAATTATTTGCCTCTGCTATTTCATTAACCGTGGTTTTATATTTCTCTAGATCAGCTGAGTCAAAGTTCATTCTTTTAATAGTATGACTAATCGAATCATAAGTAGCATCAATTCTTCGCTTAACATCATTGTAGTTTTGTAATAATGGTTGAATCTTAAATTCTAAGCTAGAATCAATTATTTTTTCAAATGAATTTGCAATTTGAGCAGGTGTGCCATACGGAACAGTCAATTCTAATTCCAAAATATTGTCAATCTTCTCTTTTATCAATTTAGCTCTAGTTCCGTAACCTGGGTTACTTTCATCAAGAATTTGAAGAACTAAATTTATTTTAAGTTGATTGACAATAGATTTTATTTCTTCTGCTTCTTCAAAGTATGTTGAACCTTGAAGTGCAGTTAGAGATGAATTGTATGTTTGGTCTAGGGTCTCTTGGGAACTTAAAACTTCATTTTGAAGTAACTCTTGACTCATGTATTTCATATAGAAGGCATTGAAATTCCCTCCAAAGCTAAAAATAAGAGGCAGCAAATAAATAAATAATAAACCGCGCGTAGATTCATTTCTCTTTGAAAGCTCTCTATACCGAAAGTTCAGAAATAAAAACATAATTGCTATTGCAAATGCAAATACTAATGAGATTGTAGTACCGAGCATCAATCTGTATCCCAAGAAAGTTTGTATTGCACTTATGCTTACAAACAAAATATTTAAGATTAAAAAAGTAGTGAATTGTAAGTCAACAGTATTGTTTTGATTATACATTTAAGACAATATTAGTGATTTTTATTACTATAGAGTTACATATATATCATACAATAACTTTTCCTTAAAAAAAAGTATCTACTCAACATTATTTTATTGGGTTAGTCACTTTATGTGTATGAAGTAGCGAAAGAGGTTTTTTAATAACGAGTTAACTCAGCTCGATCTCCTGTTCTAGGCACCTTTCCATAAAGCGGTGTAGTCCTGACATCTGTTTATGTCCCAGCTTTTGTCCGGTATAGGCGACCAGGTAAAGACTCAAGAAAATGAATGTCAATACGGGAACTAGCCAAAGTATAGTAGCTGGTTGATCGAGCGTAAGGAAGGAGAGGCCAATCATCAATACAATAAGAATAGCAAACCCAATGAATGAGTAGAAAAAAACGAACATTGTCCAAACAGAAGGTTTGGGTCCATACAGACCTCGTACCAGTGATCCTTGTTCTTCCTCCTCAATGGTAATGGTTAGCTGAGGAGACCAGTAGTGCTGGTCTTCAGCTAATGGGTAAATCGTGGCAAAATGGGCAGTGGTCTTGCCTGTACAAGTAGGTGATTCGCTTTTGAGCTGATTTCTTATTATTGATACAATTTCTTCAGAACGCTTTTGGCTATGCACTTTGAATCGTGGACGGATTCTAGGAATACTGATATGTGATTCCTCATGCATCAAGTTCATACCCTTTTCGGTATTCCTTCTTTAATCGGGAATTGGCATAATCGTCGTCAATAAACTGTTCTGAAACCGGATCCCAATCCAGGGGCCTTCTAATTTCATAGGCGATATTAGCAATATTGCATATGGTTGCCGTTCGATGCCCAATTTCTACATCGGCAACGGGTTTGGTTCTGTTCTTGATAGCATCAATCCAATCCTGGTAAAAGTTATCCGTTCGATACAGTTTTATTTCAGTATCAGAAAGTTCATGATCAATCAGTTTTGCATCAGAAGGTTCAAAGAAGCCACGACTGATATCAATACTTCCTTTAGTTCCGATAAACCGGACTGCATTTCCTCGTCCAAAATCTTCATGCACCATTTCGATACCGTTTTCATACATGAACTTCATTCCACGCTGGGCATTTCTAGCTGTTGGAGGAATGAATTTAACAGGCCCGGAATCGTCCATGCCTAAAGCCCATTGGGCAATATCAAACATATGAGCTCCCCAATCGGTGACACCACCGCCTCCAAATTCTTTGTATCTCCTCCACATCGGATAATTATCCCAGGGGAAAGGAGGGGCCAGGATATCATTATACTCTTCATAGAATGCCGGGCCTATCCATCGATCCCAATCCAACGTGTCGCGAAGAGGTTGTTTGGGTAAATCATAAGGAACAGGAGGGCCACCGACATTAACTTTGATCTCTGTTACATCCCCGATATAGCCATTTCTAACAAGTTCGCAGGCTTTTCTAAAGTTTCCCCAAGAGCGTTGCATGCTCCCTGTTTGAAATACCCGGTTATTTCTCCTGGTGGCTTCAACCATTGCCCGGCCTTCTTCTACAGAATGTGCTAGTGGTTTTTCACAATACACATCTTTTCCTGAATTTAATGCGGCAATAGAAGGATGGGCATGCCAGTGATCAGGGGCACAAACGATAACTGCATCTATATCATCCCGATCTATAATTTCACGATAATCATCATGAATGGTACAGCTACTGTAAGAACCTGAACCGGTTTGTTCTGTATATCTGCGGTCAATCCATTGTTTAAATCTTAGCCTCTTGATTGCATCAACATCATTAGTTGCTACAATTTGAGCTTCATCAATTCCGATAAATGGATTGGCTAATATTGTTCCTTGTTTTCCATTACCTATAAAACCTATCGTAATTTTGTCGCTGGGAGCTATATACCCGTTTCCACCCAAAACAAAGCGAGGGACTATGCTAAAAGCAGTAAGTCCCAGTGCCGTTTTTTTAAGGAATTCTTTTCTTGATACAGAAGAGTTGGTTGAATTTTTTTTGGCTAGATTAGTGGGATTTTTTTTCATCAAACAAAGAATTAATTCCCTGAATGTGAAAAAAAAGAGCCGGAATTTCAAAGCAGATGTTTTCTAAAATTGGGCGTTTAAGAAAGTACCTTGATAGAGCAATTTAGAGGGGGTAGGGACAAGAGGCGCACTTATGGAAAGAACGTTTACTCCGGGTTTCAAATCAGTGAGAGGCCCAAGAGTGGGAAATCTGCTTTTCCTTTGGTTTTTGTAGAAATCCCAATCCACAGTAATGGGATTTCCTTCTTCATCGGCTATGCTTTGTTCGGCGTTTGGGATAACACCAACAAGCTCCTGGTTAATAGTTGGGGTTTCGAAATCAGAGTAGGTGCTATCTAGAGTAATAGTAAGTGTGGCTGCCTCTGAATTAAACTTCAGACTATGTGAAAATGTCCGTTCCCTGTAAATCGCGAATTCATGGCTATCTCCCGGAGTAGCACCCCCTGCATAAAGGTTATGAGAAATCTTATTCCCGGTTCCCGTTTGGGGTCCGAATTCATAAGGGCCTTTTGCACCCAAAAAAATATTGTTATACATCTGGTTGTATTCTATCTCAACCGGGATGCCCATATTGGTTCTTATTGTAGAATGTGGTTTAAGTGTATACGCTCTTCGGGCTCCTGAACCCTCATTATCAAACTCCTGGATCCTGAAATCAAAATTACTGTTAACAAATAAGTTATGAGCGAAAATGGAACCTCCTGAGTACACCATAATGGCTCCTTCTTTCTTATCAATAATCACGTTGTTATCAACCAGGGTAGGGCCGACATTTGCTTCAAGGAATAATGCAGTAGTTGTTTGACGATCTGCATATAGGAAATTTCTCGTGATCCTTGTTCCCTGGTTCGCATAATCAATCCAAATACAATAGGCCTGAGAGTTATTACTTTGATTAGCAACTACCCGCTGAATGGCATTATGCTCAATAAGTACATCCGAAGAATTCCAAATTTTTATACCTGCGGGTTCATACCCTCCAAATTCATTACGGTAGTTAATTGCTTCAATTCGGTTTCCGGAAATCTCACTACGGGAAATTCCTTTTTGCCCTGCAATACCATACTGACCATTCTTGTGGATGTAATTATTACGAATGACATGATCTCCAAACTGAGTAACATCTTCAAAAGAAGATTCCGGCCCATCATTTTCTCCAAACATAATACCAGCTGTTTTTGAGTAGGCTATTTCGGAGTTCTCTACGATCCAGCCTTTGCCCATGTTAGAACCCACTGCACCAACCTGTATAAGTCTGTTAGGATCATTATCCCCGGTATTGGGAGCCTGCCAGTTTGGAGCTGCATGAAGAAACCTAAAGCCATCAATCGTTAAGTAATTGACATCTGTATCGGTAGCGAAAAAAATCAATTCCCTTACATTGATTTCTACAAGCTCTGTGTTCGGATTGTAGTCTACAAAATTGGCATAGATAGTTGTTTTCCCATTTTCTGTTTTGGTATACCAGGTGTAGGTAGTTTCTTGTACTTCTCGTAGAGTTTTTCTTTCGCCAAGAGGACTATTGTTGAGATATACATCTCCACGGGTATGCCACTGGCCGTAGTTTTGATAGTCACCATTTACATGTAGGATATAAGGGTTATATCCATTAAAGTAAGAGGTGTCAAACTCTGCCTTCCAAAGCTTGTCTCTGGTTGGAACCCATCGGTTGACTTCTTGAGAGCCTTTGATAAATACAGTTTCGCCTTCTGCCGATTTAAAAGTAACTCGCTCTTCATCAGAGTTACCCCCTATCGGAGGATTGACATATTCCCTATAGGTACCTTCATGAACGATAATGCTTTGTCCGGGTTGAACAATTTCGGCTGCTCTTTGAATAGTTAGAAGGGGGGATTCTTTTGATCCGGAGTTTGAATCGTTTCCGGTTTTGGAAACATGAATCTGGGCATAACCAGCTTGCATACAATTCAAAAGAAGGATAAGAAGAATCAGTAATCGAATCATTTTTGAGCAATAAGCATCACATTTCTGGAGTCTGGGTCAAAGCGATGAACCAGGTTGAATCCCGCTTCTTTCAGCCATTCGAGGAAGTTATCGTTAATGGCAGGAAAATCGAAATTTCTCATGTGATTATAAATAAGCTCCTTATCAGAGTCAGAAATCATAGTCCATTTTGTGGCAATATGTTCTATGTATTCTTCAAGATATTCTTCTCTCGATAGTTTTTGATCTCGCATGATATCAATAGCAATAAAGATTCCTCCTTCTCGCAAATGATTATAAAAACCCCTGAGTAACTCTTTCTTTCCGTGGTCATCTAAATGGTGGATAGCAAAACTACTATAGATTAATCCGAATGTGGTATCCTCTTTTTTTATAGAAGATTCCATTGGGCCTTGAACAAGTTTCACTTCTGTCTTTAAAGCATGAAGATTTTCTTTTGCTATAGACAAAGCCTGGGAAGACATGTCGTATCCGGTAAAGGAGTTGACGGATATATTTTTTAAGAGATTGGAAAGCATATAAGCATCGCCACAGCCAGCATCCAGAACATTGAATGGGGAAGAGAAACGGTGCTTTCTCAGAAATCGAAAGATTTTTTGCGAAAGGTTATGGTGGAACATATAGTTTTGTTCCAGTATTTCTTGATATATCCGCCAATTTCTAGCAAATATTTCTGTCGAAGCAGTATTCATTGGTAAATAGAGAAAATATTATTCAGTGTTGTACTGAAATCCATTTCCATTCTCGGTTTAAACGCTTCTCCTGTAAGCATTTCGAATAATTCAGCATATCTACTAAAAACTTCCAGTCGAAATTGGTCGGGGAGATCAGGTAGGGTTTGTCCTTCTAAACCCTGGAATTGATGCTCCATGAGCCATTCTCTCAGAAATTCTTTGGATAATTGCTTTTGAGGATCTTTTGCAAGCTGTCGCTCCTCATAACCTCCCAGGTAGAAATATCGAGAAGAATCGGTTGTATGGACTTCATCAATTAATGTAAGTTCCCCATTGTAAATTCCAAACTCATATTTTGTATCCACAAGAATCAATCCTTGTTTCTCTGCTATCTGAGTACCTCTTTCAAATAGTTGGAATGCTTTTTCTCTGATTTCACTCCATAATGATGGTTCCACTATACCTCGCTCCAATATTTCTTTTTCAGAGATATCCTCGTCATGACCTTCAGTTGCTTTGGTAGCGGGTGTGAGAATGGGAGCTGGAAAACGATCATGTTCGTTCATCCCATCAGGAAGGGGGACTCCGCAAAGTTCCTTAATTCCTGCTTTATAAGTTCTCCAGGCATGACCAGTTAAATAGCCTCGAATGACTACCTCAATGGGAACGGGGGAGCACTTTTTGGCAATAGTAACATTTGGATGAGGTACATCAATGATATGTGTGGGTACAATGTCCTTTACCTTGTCGAATGAAAAAGCAGCAAGCTGGTTCAAAATCTGACCTTTGAACGGAATAGCTTGCTTCATGATGTAATCAAAAGCAGAGATACGGTCGGTTACTACGATTCCCAATGTATCAGCATCAAGCTCGTACACTTCACGAACTTTTCCTTTATAAGGTGTTTTTCCTTCTACTGATGTTTCAGTAATACAATAGGCGAGTGCGTCTTCGGTTGAGAAAGGATAATTACCCATCCACTTTATTAGTTGATCCGCGTTCTACAAGAATCGGGTTAATAGAAGTTTGGAAAAGATTATCGTCTGGATCCTTAATGATTGCTGATAACCTGGATGTTGCCTGAATACCAATTGTATGCATTTGCTGATCGATAGTAGTTAGATCAAGGTATTTGCTAAGTTTGATATTATCATAACCCATCAAGGCAATATCGGTGGGTACTTTCATTCCAAGGCGGGATAATGCATGCAAAGCTCCTAAAGCCTGTGTATCGTTTACACAAAAAACAGCATCAGGATATTTACCCATCTTGTCATATTTCTCTATAGCTTCAAAACCTGCCTCTTCAGTAAACCCTGCATGCTTGGTGGTTTCGCCAGTAACGAAGAGCTCCTTATCGATCTTCATTTTATAATTCTTTAGTGCGTCTTTGAAACCTCTTTCTCGTTCTGAAGAAGATCTTGTTTTAACAGGAGTGGAAATCATACCGATATTTTCAAAGCCTTTTTTGACAAGGTGCT encodes the following:
- a CDS encoding gfo/Idh/MocA family oxidoreductase, with product MKKNPTNLAKKNSTNSSVSRKEFLKKTALGLTAFSIVPRFVLGGNGYIAPSDKITIGFIGNGKQGTILANPFIGIDEAQIVATNDVDAIKRLRFKQWIDRRYTEQTGSGSYSSCTIHDDYREIIDRDDIDAVIVCAPDHWHAHPSIAALNSGKDVYCEKPLAHSVEEGRAMVEATRRNNRVFQTGSMQRSWGNFRKACELVRNGYIGDVTEIKVNVGGPPVPYDLPKQPLRDTLDWDRWIGPAFYEEYNDILAPPFPWDNYPMWRRYKEFGGGGVTDWGAHMFDIAQWALGMDDSGPVKFIPPTARNAQRGMKFMYENGIEMVHEDFGRGNAVRFIGTKGSIDISRGFFEPSDAKLIDHELSDTEIKLYRTDNFYQDWIDAIKNRTKPVADVEIGHRTATICNIANIAYEIRRPLDWDPVSEQFIDDDYANSRLKKEYRKGYELDA
- a CDS encoding DUF1565 domain-containing protein, which translates into the protein MIRLLILLILLLNCMQAGYAQIHVSKTGNDSNSGSKESPLLTIQRAAEIVQPGQSIIVHEGTYREYVNPPIGGNSDEERVTFKSAEGETVFIKGSQEVNRWVPTRDKLWKAEFDTSYFNGYNPYILHVNGDYQNYGQWHTRGDVYLNNSPLGERKTLREVQETTYTWYTKTENGKTTIYANFVDYNPNTELVEINVRELIFFATDTDVNYLTIDGFRFLHAAPNWQAPNTGDNDPNRLIQVGAVGSNMGKGWIVENSEIAYSKTAGIMFGENDGPESSFEDVTQFGDHVIRNNYIHKNGQYGIAGQKGISRSEISGNRIEAINYRNEFGGYEPAGIKIWNSSDVLIEHNAIQRVVANQSNNSQAYCIWIDYANQGTRITRNFLYADRQTTTALFLEANVGPTLVDNNVIIDKKEGAIMVYSGGSIFAHNLFVNSNFDFRIQEFDNEGSGARRAYTLKPHSTIRTNMGIPVEIEYNQMYNNIFLGAKGPYEFGPQTGTGNKISHNLYAGGATPGDSHEFAIYRERTFSHSLKFNSEAATLTITLDSTYSDFETPTINQELVGVIPNAEQSIADEEGNPITVDWDFYKNQRKSRFPTLGPLTDLKPGVNVLSISAPLVPTPSKLLYQGTFLNAQF
- a CDS encoding class I SAM-dependent methyltransferase, with the protein product MNTASTEIFARNWRIYQEILEQNYMFHHNLSQKIFRFLRKHRFSSPFNVLDAGCGDAYMLSNLLKNISVNSFTGYDMSSQALSIAKENLHALKTEVKLVQGPMESSIKKEDTTFGLIYSSFAIHHLDDHGKKELLRGFYNHLREGGIFIAIDIMRDQKLSREEYLEEYIEHIATKWTMISDSDKELIYNHMRNFDFPAINDNFLEWLKEAGFNLVHRFDPDSRNVMLIAQK
- a CDS encoding phosphoribosylaminoimidazolesuccinocarboxamide synthase, translating into MGNYPFSTEDALAYCITETSVEGKTPYKGKVREVYELDADTLGIVVTDRISAFDYIMKQAIPFKGQILNQLAAFSFDKVKDIVPTHIIDVPHPNVTIAKKCSPVPIEVVIRGYLTGHAWRTYKAGIKELCGVPLPDGMNEHDRFPAPILTPATKATEGHDEDISEKEILERGIVEPSLWSEIREKAFQLFERGTQIAEKQGLILVDTKYEFGIYNGELTLIDEVHTTDSSRYFYLGGYEERQLAKDPQKQLSKEFLREWLMEHQFQGLEGQTLPDLPDQFRLEVFSRYAELFEMLTGEAFKPRMEMDFSTTLNNIFSIYQ
- a CDS encoding LacI family transcriptional regulator, translated to MSKKITIYDVAKNAGVAISTVSRVLNDSPNVSDETKEKVQKSIDDLNFRPQVSARKLASKEPQMLAVAVPSFTTPFFNEVLKGVKDEIKKMDLDIILYNTGSKDPEDAVINFFDRGTADALILLSIDVSETIHKHLQSTHVPVVLVNASHPSYNYFMVNDYQGGYMAGEHLVKKGFENIGMISTPVKTRSSSERERGFKDALKNYKMKIDKELFVTGETTKHAGFTEEAGFEAIEKYDKMGKYPDAVFCVNDTQALGALHALSRLGMKVPTDIALMGYDNIKLSKYLDLTTIDQQMHTIGIQATSRLSAIIKDPDDNLFQTSINPILVERGSTNKVDG